In Leisingera methylohalidivorans DSM 14336, a single genomic region encodes these proteins:
- a CDS encoding phytanoyl-CoA dioxygenase family protein, which translates to MVHPLITPEHVEQFQRDGVVLIRGLFAEQVELLRAGVASNMENPGPYASNNEKAGQTGRFFDDYCNWTRIPEFQQAIEQSPVAQVAADLMKSSSVQMFHDHVLVKEPGTSMPTPWHQDGPYYFVEGQQTISFWSPLDEVKEAALRCVAGSHKWEKEVLPTRWVSEDGFFPDEGQYMQVPDPDADDSMTVLEYPMQPGDAVAFNYKTLHGARGNTSASRRRAFSLRLVGDDARYVDRPGPTSPPFPGHEMQPGQRLREDWFPILLQR; encoded by the coding sequence ATGGTCCACCCCCTTATTACTCCTGAACATGTCGAACAGTTTCAGCGTGACGGCGTTGTCCTTATCCGCGGGCTGTTTGCCGAACAGGTCGAACTGCTGCGCGCCGGTGTGGCTTCCAATATGGAAAACCCGGGGCCATATGCATCCAACAACGAAAAGGCCGGCCAGACCGGGCGCTTCTTTGACGATTACTGCAACTGGACCCGGATCCCCGAATTCCAGCAGGCAATCGAGCAATCCCCGGTCGCCCAAGTTGCCGCTGACCTGATGAAATCCAGCTCGGTGCAAATGTTCCACGATCATGTTCTGGTCAAGGAACCGGGCACATCGATGCCGACCCCGTGGCATCAGGACGGGCCATACTATTTTGTCGAGGGGCAGCAGACCATCAGCTTTTGGTCGCCGCTTGATGAGGTGAAGGAAGCGGCCTTGCGCTGCGTTGCAGGCTCGCACAAATGGGAAAAGGAAGTGCTGCCGACCCGCTGGGTGTCGGAGGATGGTTTCTTTCCGGATGAAGGCCAATACATGCAGGTGCCCGATCCGGATGCTGACGACAGTATGACGGTGCTGGAATACCCGATGCAGCCAGGCGATGCGGTCGCTTTCAACTACAAAACCCTGCACGGCGCCCGCGGCAATACTTCCGCCTCCCGCCGCCGCGCCTTCTCGCTGCGGCTGGTGGGGGATGATGCCCGCTACGTGGATCGCCCCGGCCCCACTTCACCGCCGTTTCCGGGCCACGAAATGCAGCCTGGCCAACGGCTGCGCGAGGACTGGTTCCCAATCCTGCTGCAGCGGTAA
- a CDS encoding radical SAM/SPASM domain-containing protein — translation MEDLAPAPDLKPETAQPDLPAKPPGLHERALHLLARLLPLAYFRRPPKIIIIDATNSCNLRCPVCPVTFAMQRKRGMMKPKVFRKIIDDFKDQPDKPAIYFSFSGEPTLHKDLPDFIAYAHENGHDTYLSTNATRLTPEMSERLIRSGLARVNLCMDGFSKEAQETYRVNSDFDKVKASIEEFLNIKKDLGFKTPVTVLQTLLTSYSEPQMDEMEDWARNAGFDRVRFKTFSIGSYTSADQKREFAHFLPRQKELRRHPRHTSHAMCTVPLFQSVVFWNGDLGLCCIDYDQVIQLPNVEQDGFLAAYRSDEAARARKRGFLKQFGICKTCSFSNAENMGIRRDLRK, via the coding sequence ATGGAAGATCTCGCCCCCGCTCCGGACCTGAAGCCGGAAACAGCGCAGCCAGACCTGCCCGCCAAACCGCCGGGACTGCATGAACGGGCTCTGCATCTGCTGGCCAGGCTGCTGCCGCTGGCGTACTTCCGCCGGCCGCCAAAGATCATCATCATCGACGCCACCAACAGCTGCAACCTGCGCTGCCCGGTATGCCCGGTTACTTTTGCCATGCAACGCAAACGCGGCATGATGAAGCCGAAGGTGTTCCGCAAAATCATCGACGACTTCAAGGACCAGCCGGACAAACCCGCGATCTACTTCAGCTTTTCGGGCGAGCCGACCCTGCATAAGGACTTGCCCGATTTCATCGCCTACGCCCATGAAAACGGCCACGATACCTATCTGTCGACCAATGCGACCCGGCTGACACCGGAGATGAGCGAGCGCCTGATCCGCTCAGGCCTTGCCCGCGTAAATCTCTGCATGGACGGTTTCTCGAAGGAGGCGCAGGAAACCTACCGGGTCAATTCCGACTTCGACAAGGTCAAGGCCAGCATCGAAGAGTTCCTGAACATCAAAAAGGACCTGGGTTTCAAGACCCCGGTCACAGTGCTGCAAACACTGCTGACCAGCTATTCCGAACCGCAGATGGACGAAATGGAAGACTGGGCGCGGAACGCAGGCTTTGACCGGGTGCGATTCAAGACGTTCTCGATCGGCTCCTACACTTCCGCAGACCAGAAACGCGAATTTGCCCATTTCCTGCCGCGCCAGAAGGAGTTGCGCCGCCACCCCCGCCACACCAGCCACGCAATGTGCACGGTGCCGCTGTTCCAGTCGGTGGTGTTCTGGAACGGCGATCTGGGCCTGTGCTGCATCGACTACGACCAGGTGATTCAGCTGCCGAATGTCGAGCAGGACGGCTTCCTGGCCGCCTACCGTTCGGATGAAGCCGCCCGCGCCCGCAAGCGCGGCTTCCTCAAGCAGTTCGGCATCTGCAAAACCTGCTCCTTTTCCAACGCCGAAAACATGGGTATCCGCCGCGACCTCAGGAAATAG
- a CDS encoding energy transducer TonB codes for MKRAAELTVFAGLAVLIHVALFARMPGSGTQSSGAGGTAMVSIQAAPEAVAEMVEAWDRPPQTTPQIKTRTVEPLPPANAPALPLPALAQAPRAAAQTAMPKPARADILQIVTAPPPSPRQPEQKLEPQNKPAPKPQARQTRKSQQASAGRAEQRAAGSGGGTQAGQSGGAQAATAEAGRRAKLRSIWGARIRARVERRKRYPAGASSKGQVVVRLTVSKSGQLLSHRVAKSSGVAAFDQAALQAVTRAGKFPPAPKKLQINQISFNLPMSFSK; via the coding sequence ATGAAACGTGCTGCCGAACTTACCGTCTTTGCCGGGCTTGCCGTGCTGATCCATGTGGCGCTGTTTGCCCGCATGCCCGGTTCCGGCACACAGTCCAGCGGTGCGGGCGGCACTGCGATGGTGTCGATACAGGCGGCGCCTGAAGCTGTGGCAGAAATGGTTGAGGCTTGGGACCGCCCGCCACAAACCACGCCGCAGATCAAGACCCGAACTGTTGAACCGCTGCCGCCGGCTAACGCCCCCGCCCTGCCGCTGCCGGCTCTTGCCCAGGCACCGCGGGCCGCGGCACAGACCGCAATGCCCAAGCCAGCAAGGGCGGATATCCTGCAGATAGTCACCGCACCGCCGCCATCGCCGAGGCAACCAGAACAGAAACTGGAGCCGCAGAACAAACCGGCGCCCAAACCGCAGGCCCGGCAGACCCGTAAATCCCAGCAGGCCTCAGCCGGGCGGGCTGAACAGCGCGCCGCTGGATCGGGCGGCGGCACTCAGGCCGGACAATCCGGCGGGGCTCAGGCGGCAACTGCAGAGGCCGGCCGCCGGGCCAAGCTGCGCAGTATCTGGGGCGCCAGGATCCGTGCCCGTGTGGAACGGCGCAAACGCTACCCGGCCGGCGCCAGCAGCAAAGGCCAGGTCGTGGTGCGGCTTACAGTCTCCAAATCAGGCCAGTTGCTGAGCCACCGGGTTGCGAAGTCGTCAGGCGTCGCAGCCTTTGATCAGGCGGCCCTGCAGGCCGTTACCCGAGCCGGCAAGTTCCCGCCGGCCCCGAAAAAGCTGCAGATCAATCAAATCAGCTTTAACCTGCCGATGAGCTTCTCAAAATAA
- a CDS encoding ExbD/TolR family protein, whose amino-acid sequence MDLTEAPRRPRTESIVPMINVVFLLLIFFLMTSHLAQPDPFEVIPPDAAIEADPGAGPVLHINAEGRIYFDGIEGDGALARLAAVSAGNQIPQLRADARLEAKALARILRRLTAAGLSQAELVVRQP is encoded by the coding sequence ATGGACCTGACAGAGGCGCCCCGCCGTCCGCGGACTGAATCCATCGTGCCGATGATCAATGTGGTGTTCCTGCTGCTGATCTTTTTTCTGATGACCTCGCATCTGGCGCAGCCGGATCCGTTTGAGGTGATCCCGCCTGACGCCGCAATAGAGGCGGACCCCGGAGCCGGCCCTGTGCTGCACATCAATGCCGAAGGCCGGATCTATTTCGATGGGATCGAAGGCGACGGAGCCCTCGCACGGCTGGCCGCGGTCAGTGCCGGCAACCAGATACCGCAATTGCGCGCCGATGCCCGGCTGGAGGCAAAAGCCCTTGCCCGAATTCTGCGCCGGCTGACAGCAGCAGGCCTCAGCCAGGCTGAACTGGTGGTCCGCCAGCCATGA
- a CDS encoding ExbD/TolR family protein — translation MEFTRPLKPRRKPSLTPMIDVVFLLLVFFMLASRFGADAVLQLPLAAQGGNYTGPPRLIGIGAGNLDVNGVPVADSNLTQALAPLMEKPSDMLILRGRDGADLQRITDVTGLLRQAGYSNFVLVE, via the coding sequence ATGGAGTTCACCCGCCCCCTGAAGCCGCGGCGCAAGCCAAGCCTGACGCCCATGATCGACGTGGTGTTTCTGCTGCTGGTTTTCTTCATGCTGGCGTCGCGCTTTGGCGCCGATGCGGTGCTGCAGCTGCCGCTGGCTGCGCAGGGCGGCAATTACACTGGACCGCCGCGGCTGATCGGTATCGGTGCGGGCAATCTGGATGTGAATGGCGTGCCGGTCGCAGACAGCAACCTGACCCAGGCACTGGCACCGCTGATGGAGAAACCCTCCGATATGCTGATCTTGCGCGGCCGCGACGGTGCCGACCTGCAGCGCATCACCGATGTGACAGGGCTGCTGCGGCAGGCGGGTTACAGCAATTTTGTTTTGGTGGAATAA
- a CDS encoding MotA/TolQ/ExbB proton channel family protein, giving the protein MINRFSAALAAFLMLAAAWAAAQDTPAAPVPEIAFDAPGGAVPQLPPSATVLEVPEAGGDAFAVTEAGTAPLSGPPPSQDELARTAIDASSKALKLLRDGGPSIWAIAVLSVITLALILWKIWRLALLGAWSRGKAGQAVDAFERGDRAAAQSIVKNRIGVRSQVVGAALSAAATLPEDRAREETARVAKLHLASAAAGLGALELIATIAPLLGLLGTVLGMIAAFQALQAAGSKADPALLAGGIWEALLTTAAGMAVAIPASAALTWFEAVITRIRRDLEDSATRIFIAHDPQPLKLAAE; this is encoded by the coding sequence ATGATCAATCGTTTCTCTGCAGCGCTGGCGGCGTTTTTGATGCTTGCCGCGGCCTGGGCGGCCGCCCAGGACACCCCAGCCGCGCCAGTGCCGGAAATTGCGTTTGACGCCCCCGGGGGTGCTGTGCCTCAGCTGCCGCCCTCCGCGACGGTGCTTGAAGTTCCAGAGGCTGGCGGGGATGCCTTTGCCGTAACTGAGGCAGGCACTGCCCCCCTTTCAGGCCCTCCCCCCAGTCAGGATGAGCTGGCCCGGACAGCAATTGACGCATCGTCCAAGGCACTGAAATTACTGCGCGATGGCGGCCCTTCCATCTGGGCGATCGCCGTCTTGTCGGTGATCACATTGGCGCTGATCCTGTGGAAGATCTGGCGTCTGGCGCTGCTCGGCGCCTGGTCGCGCGGCAAGGCAGGCCAGGCCGTGGATGCCTTTGAACGCGGGGACCGCGCCGCGGCCCAATCCATCGTCAAAAACCGGATCGGCGTGCGTTCCCAAGTCGTCGGCGCAGCACTGTCCGCCGCCGCGACCCTGCCCGAGGACCGCGCCCGCGAAGAAACCGCCCGGGTGGCCAAACTGCATCTCGCCAGCGCTGCCGCCGGTCTTGGCGCGCTGGAGCTGATTGCAACCATCGCCCCGCTTCTGGGTCTGCTGGGCACCGTTCTGGGCATGATTGCCGCCTTTCAGGCATTGCAGGCGGCCGGTTCCAAGGCCGACCCCGCCCTGCTGGCGGGCGGCATCTGGGAGGCGTTGCTGACCACTGCGGCAGGCATGGCAGTGGCGATCCCCGCCTCGGCCGCGCTGACCTGGTTTGAAGCGGTGATCACCCGCATCCGCCGCGATCTTGAGGACAGCGCCACCCGTATTTTTATCGCCCATGATCCGCAGCCGCTGAAGCTGGCGGCCGAGTAG
- a CDS encoding ABC transporter substrate-binding protein, with amino-acid sequence MTLATLPAAGFEVEEKHWIGPEDGTPLRIISTTDTAILAPLIESFLQKHPGTAVDYTVANSSEVMKAVLKGEEQFDVALSSAMDLQTKLANDGFTRSHQSAFTALIPDWGNWRNHVFAFSLEPASVVLSAAGFRGRDIPRTRQDLIALMRAEPERFLGKVGTYDVALSGLGYLFATQDARTSETYWRLMEVTGSLEPALFCCSASMIESVAAGEILIAYNVLGSYARARQDLEDEIIVIDPEDYTHLMMRSAVLLSGGGQPDLAQRFVDHLAYAAWSQPPGAEYPFRPPSAEVIGAASSKRPIQLGPGLLVYQDAEKRRRFMAEWFNAIRKQ; translated from the coding sequence TTGACCCTTGCAACGCTGCCGGCCGCTGGCTTCGAGGTGGAAGAAAAGCACTGGATCGGTCCGGAAGACGGCACGCCGCTGCGGATCATTTCGACCACTGACACAGCTATTCTGGCTCCTCTCATTGAAAGCTTCCTGCAAAAGCACCCCGGGACAGCGGTGGACTATACCGTCGCCAACAGCAGCGAAGTGATGAAAGCGGTGCTCAAAGGAGAAGAGCAGTTTGACGTGGCGCTGTCCTCGGCAATGGATCTGCAGACCAAACTGGCAAACGACGGGTTCACCCGGTCCCATCAATCCGCATTTACTGCGCTGATTCCGGACTGGGGGAATTGGCGGAATCATGTGTTTGCGTTTTCGCTTGAGCCTGCGTCTGTTGTGCTATCCGCGGCCGGTTTCCGAGGCCGGGATATTCCACGCACACGCCAGGACCTGATTGCGCTGATGCGGGCAGAACCGGAGAGGTTCCTGGGCAAAGTGGGCACGTATGATGTGGCGCTCAGCGGGCTGGGGTATCTGTTTGCGACCCAGGATGCTCGGACGTCCGAAACTTACTGGCGGCTGATGGAGGTCACCGGCAGCCTTGAACCGGCCCTGTTTTGCTGCTCTGCCAGTATGATTGAAAGCGTTGCCGCCGGAGAGATCCTGATTGCTTACAATGTTTTAGGAAGTTACGCGCGGGCACGGCAGGACCTGGAAGACGAGATCATTGTCATCGACCCGGAAGACTACACCCATCTGATGATGCGGTCTGCGGTGCTGTTGAGCGGCGGCGGGCAGCCTGATCTGGCGCAGCGGTTTGTTGACCATCTGGCATATGCAGCCTGGTCGCAGCCGCCGGGCGCTGAATACCCGTTCCGCCCCCCGTCCGCGGAGGTCATCGGCGCGGCGAGTTCAAAACGGCCGATCCAGCTGGGGCCTGGCCTGCTGGTGTATCAGGACGCCGAAAAGCGCAGGCGCTTCATGGCGGAATGGTTCAACGCGATCAGGAAGCAGTAA
- a CDS encoding sensor histidine kinase — translation MSATVNVSGSIRRRLLLQLMGSAALLAALLFLAVLGFVRNVAEESHDRILLASATSILDSVSVQSGEITADIPYAALSMLGNVSDDRVFYQIATPAGVLTGYADLPVAGPPVQPGQPVFQTARYKAESIRAVTLFRRLSVEGAPVAVQVSVAQTRSGQAALLAQLSWSALYLGVGFFVLASGLAFWSAQSSITPLRSLTEAISRRGPKDLRPVSRPVPSEMSPLVSSLNSFISRLQTSLARSEDFIAEAAHRVRTPLATVRAQAEVTLMRIEKENNRNSLREMIRAIDESSRAAGQLLDHAMVSFRTDSLELEDVNLTELARDLAERLQPVAELKDMSLHFEGQETISIPGDGILLQNAVRNILDNAIKYSGRDSEVWIRAVCRGGSACIEIEDQAGGFKCEDTEALTRRFVRGANARNTIGSGLGLTIAREVAEAHGGQLIIENSQTGAGACVTLCFPLH, via the coding sequence ATGAGCGCAACGGTCAATGTCAGCGGATCGATCCGCCGCCGGCTGCTGCTGCAGCTTATGGGCAGCGCCGCACTTCTGGCAGCTCTTCTGTTTTTGGCAGTGCTGGGATTTGTCCGCAATGTTGCGGAAGAAAGCCATGACAGGATCCTGCTGGCCTCAGCAACCTCTATCCTGGACTCGGTTTCGGTCCAGTCCGGTGAAATTACTGCAGACATCCCCTATGCCGCCCTGTCCATGCTGGGCAATGTGAGCGATGACCGGGTGTTTTACCAGATCGCAACGCCGGCAGGTGTGCTGACCGGATATGCGGACCTGCCGGTGGCCGGGCCGCCCGTCCAGCCGGGCCAGCCTGTATTTCAAACCGCGCGCTACAAGGCGGAAAGCATCCGGGCAGTGACCCTTTTCCGGCGGCTGTCCGTTGAGGGCGCGCCGGTTGCTGTTCAGGTTTCAGTTGCCCAGACCCGGTCGGGCCAGGCGGCCTTGCTGGCGCAGCTTTCGTGGTCGGCGCTGTACCTCGGCGTGGGTTTCTTCGTGCTGGCATCCGGCCTCGCATTCTGGTCCGCCCAGTCCAGCATCACCCCGCTCAGATCCCTGACCGAGGCAATTTCGCGCCGCGGCCCTAAAGACCTGCGCCCGGTGTCCCGGCCGGTACCCTCCGAGATGTCGCCGCTGGTATCGTCGCTCAACAGTTTTATCAGCCGTCTGCAGACATCGCTGGCCCGGTCCGAGGATTTCATTGCCGAGGCCGCGCACCGGGTGCGCACGCCGCTGGCAACGGTGCGCGCGCAGGCCGAGGTCACCCTGATGCGGATAGAAAAAGAAAACAACCGGAACAGCCTGCGCGAAATGATCCGTGCCATCGATGAAAGCTCCCGCGCGGCGGGGCAGCTGCTGGACCACGCCATGGTTTCGTTCCGGACGGACAGTCTGGAACTTGAGGACGTCAACCTGACGGAACTTGCCCGGGACCTGGCTGAGCGGCTGCAGCCGGTGGCCGAACTGAAGGATATGTCCCTGCATTTCGAAGGCCAGGAAACCATCAGTATTCCGGGCGATGGCATTCTGCTGCAAAATGCAGTCCGCAATATTCTGGACAACGCCATCAAATATTCCGGCCGGGACAGCGAAGTCTGGATTCGCGCGGTCTGCCGCGGCGGCAGCGCGTGCATAGAAATAGAAGATCAGGCGGGCGGGTTTAAGTGCGAAGACACCGAAGCGCTGACCCGCCGCTTTGTCCGCGGCGCCAACGCCAGGAATACAATTGGTTCGGGGCTTGGGCTGACGATTGCCCGCGAGGTGGCCGAGGCCCATGGCGGACAGCTGATCATTGAAAACAGCCAGACAGGAGCAGGCGCGTGCGTAACGCTTTGTTTTCCCTTGCACTGA
- a CDS encoding response regulator transcription factor: protein MRFLLVEDNESLANAIQARLRLDGHAVDHAPDAGTANAFSDTTDYDLILLDIMLPDGDGRSFLKNHRDNRKETPVIVLTARSEVSDRVGMLDLGADDYLTKPFDFSELEARCRAVLRRRGGGSSNMRRFANLLFDPMAGTLTSGGKIISLRNRELRLLEVFLNAPDRIFSKSKLVDRLFSYDEEVSENAIEVYVARLRKHLAGSGAEITTVRGLGYRLSLE from the coding sequence ATGCGCTTCCTGCTGGTTGAGGATAATGAAAGCCTGGCAAATGCTATTCAGGCCCGGCTGCGGCTGGACGGGCATGCGGTGGACCATGCTCCCGATGCAGGCACGGCAAATGCATTTTCCGACACCACCGATTATGATCTGATTTTATTGGATATTATGCTCCCGGACGGTGATGGCCGCAGCTTTCTGAAGAACCACCGCGACAACCGGAAAGAAACACCTGTCATTGTACTGACTGCCCGTTCAGAAGTCTCGGACCGGGTTGGCATGCTGGATCTTGGCGCCGATGATTATCTGACCAAGCCGTTCGATTTTTCCGAGCTGGAGGCCCGCTGCCGGGCAGTGCTGCGCCGCCGCGGAGGCGGCAGTTCCAACATGCGGCGATTCGCAAATCTGCTGTTCGATCCGATGGCAGGCACCCTTACGTCCGGCGGCAAGATCATCAGTTTGCGGAACCGGGAGTTACGGCTTCTGGAGGTGTTTCTGAATGCGCCGGACCGGATATTCTCCAAGTCCAAGCTGGTGGACAGGCTGTTTTCCTATGACGAAGAGGTTTCGGAGAACGCGATTGAGGTCTATGTCGCCAGGCTGCGCAAGCATCTGGCCGGTTCCGGGGCAGAGATCACCACTGTGCGCGGACTGGGTTACCGGTTGTCGCTGGAATGA
- a CDS encoding tripartite tricarboxylate transporter substrate binding protein, whose protein sequence is MSNWTLMRRTVIAAAAAAMAFGAPANAEEKVLDSIHFLIPGGAGGGWDGTARGTGEALTAAGLVGKASYENMSGGGGGKAIGYLIENAASQHGTLMVNSTPIVIRSLTGVFPQNFRDLTLVAGTIGDYAAFVVGKDSPINSMADLLAAYKADPRGTAVGGGSVPGGMDHLVAAMVMQAAGEDPTAVKYIPYDAGGKAMAALLSGEISALSTGFSEAIDLANAGEVKIIGVTSEERVDSYPDAPTMKEQGLDTAFVNWRGFFAAPGLPEDRLTAYQAALAKMYATPEWEEVRARNGWVNIHNSGEDFRSFLEAQEQVIGDLMKQLGFL, encoded by the coding sequence ATGAGCAATTGGACCCTGATGCGCCGGACTGTGATCGCGGCAGCGGCAGCAGCCATGGCCTTTGGCGCACCGGCCAATGCCGAAGAGAAGGTGCTGGACAGCATCCACTTTCTGATACCCGGCGGGGCGGGCGGCGGCTGGGACGGAACCGCACGCGGCACCGGCGAAGCGCTGACAGCTGCCGGCCTGGTCGGCAAGGCCTCCTACGAAAACATGTCCGGCGGCGGCGGCGGCAAGGCTATCGGCTATTTGATCGAGAACGCCGCCAGCCAGCACGGCACGCTGATGGTGAACTCCACCCCTATCGTGATCCGCTCGCTGACCGGTGTGTTTCCGCAGAACTTCCGCGACCTGACCCTGGTGGCGGGCACCATTGGCGATTACGCGGCCTTTGTGGTTGGCAAGGACAGCCCGATCAATTCGATGGCGGACCTTCTGGCCGCCTATAAGGCGGACCCGCGCGGCACCGCCGTTGGCGGCGGTTCGGTTCCGGGCGGCATGGACCATCTGGTTGCAGCCATGGTGATGCAGGCCGCAGGCGAAGACCCGACCGCGGTGAAATACATCCCCTATGATGCCGGCGGCAAAGCCATGGCGGCGCTGCTTTCCGGCGAAATATCGGCGCTCAGCACCGGGTTTTCCGAGGCCATCGATCTGGCCAATGCGGGTGAGGTGAAGATCATCGGTGTAACATCCGAGGAGCGGGTGGACAGCTACCCGGATGCCCCGACGATGAAGGAGCAGGGGCTCGACACCGCGTTTGTAAACTGGCGCGGTTTCTTCGCGGCGCCGGGGCTGCCGGAAGACCGTCTGACGGCCTATCAGGCCGCGCTGGCCAAGATGTACGCCACACCCGAATGGGAAGAGGTCCGGGCCCGCAACGGCTGGGTCAACATTCACAATTCGGGTGAGGACTTCCGCAGCTTCCTGGAAGCTCAGGAACAGGTTATCGGCGATCTGATGAAACAGCTCGGGTTCCTCTGA
- a CDS encoding tripartite tricarboxylate transporter TctB family protein — MALDRWIALIILMICLAYGYTAFFTMDGALPPFMKRNPIWPSTFPKLLSVMAIFTALYVLLGLEKGAEEPKPMDINYRRLTDYKLGQALMLLGMMAAYALLLRPAGFLPATVAFLAAGAFVLGERKLHILLPIAAAAAGVVWYLVQEVLGIFLSPWPAILTNGG; from the coding sequence ATGGCCCTCGACAGATGGATTGCCCTGATCATTCTGATGATCTGCCTCGCCTATGGCTATACGGCGTTCTTCACCATGGATGGCGCGCTGCCGCCGTTTATGAAACGCAACCCGATCTGGCCCAGCACCTTTCCCAAGCTCCTGTCGGTGATGGCCATTTTCACAGCGCTTTATGTGCTGCTGGGGCTGGAAAAGGGGGCGGAGGAGCCAAAGCCGATGGATATCAACTACCGGCGGCTGACGGACTACAAGCTTGGCCAGGCGCTTATGCTGCTGGGGATGATGGCCGCCTATGCACTGCTGCTGCGCCCCGCGGGATTTCTGCCCGCAACCGTCGCTTTTCTGGCAGCCGGAGCTTTTGTCCTGGGAGAGCGCAAGCTGCACATTCTGCTTCCCATCGCGGCCGCGGCTGCAGGTGTGGTCTGGTATTTGGTGCAGGAAGTGCTGGGGATCTTTCTCAGCCCCTGGCCTGCAATTCTGACAAACGGAGGCTGA
- a CDS encoding tripartite tricarboxylate transporter permease, giving the protein MLEGILAGLETAFSLTNLLMVIGGCLIGTFIGMLPGLGPMSIIAIMIPVAISIGDPSAALILLAGVYYGAIFGGSTSSILINAPGVASTVATSFDGYPLARQGKAGKALTVAAIASFSGGTIGAILLMVFAPALATVALLFHSAEYFALMVVGLSAIAAFAGSGQAGKAVLMTLMGLIMATVGEGALFNMPRFTMGIMDLQSGFGFITLAMAMFALPEAMYLVLDPSRSNTGGGSSEIKDLRITRAEAKAIAPVIGRQSIQGFLIGVLPGAGATIASFLGYAVERNLAPKEEQEQFGKGSIKGLAAPESANNAACTGSFVPLLTLGIPGSGTTAILLGALIALNVSPGPRLMIDEPQIFWAVIISMYLGNLILLILNLPLIPYIAKVLAVPRTYLIPFILFFTLMGAYIGQNNATELLILVGLGICATVLRFADYPLAPLLIGFILGSMLEDNFARSMQLYDGLGFILERPMTLGLLGMAVILVLLPGYRARRARLRAEGTADAD; this is encoded by the coding sequence ATGCTTGAAGGCATTCTGGCCGGTCTTGAAACGGCCTTTTCCCTTACCAACCTGCTGATGGTCATCGGCGGCTGCCTGATCGGCACATTCATCGGCATGCTGCCGGGGCTGGGGCCGATGTCGATTATCGCCATTATGATCCCGGTGGCGATCTCCATCGGTGATCCCTCCGCCGCACTGATCCTGCTGGCCGGTGTCTACTACGGGGCGATCTTTGGCGGTTCCACCTCGTCGATCCTGATCAACGCACCCGGGGTTGCCTCCACCGTGGCCACATCGTTTGACGGATATCCGCTGGCGCGCCAGGGCAAGGCCGGCAAGGCGCTGACAGTCGCTGCCATCGCGTCTTTCTCCGGCGGCACCATTGGCGCGATCCTGTTGATGGTCTTTGCCCCGGCTTTGGCGACAGTTGCGCTGTTGTTTCATTCGGCCGAATATTTCGCCCTGATGGTGGTGGGGCTTTCGGCCATTGCCGCCTTTGCCGGATCCGGTCAGGCGGGCAAGGCGGTGCTGATGACCCTCATGGGGCTGATCATGGCCACGGTGGGCGAGGGCGCGCTGTTCAACATGCCGCGCTTCACCATGGGCATCATGGACCTGCAATCAGGTTTCGGGTTCATCACCCTCGCGATGGCGATGTTTGCACTGCCCGAAGCGATGTACCTGGTGCTCGACCCGTCCCGGTCCAATACCGGTGGAGGCAGCAGCGAGATCAAGGACCTGCGGATCACCCGGGCGGAAGCCAAAGCCATCGCCCCGGTGATCGGACGGCAGTCGATCCAAGGATTTCTGATCGGTGTCCTGCCCGGGGCCGGCGCCACGATTGCCTCGTTCCTTGGCTATGCGGTGGAGCGTAATCTCGCCCCGAAAGAAGAGCAGGAGCAATTCGGCAAGGGATCTATAAAAGGCCTCGCCGCGCCGGAGAGCGCCAACAATGCCGCTTGCACCGGTTCTTTTGTGCCGCTTTTGACGCTGGGTATTCCGGGATCGGGCACAACTGCCATCCTGCTGGGAGCACTGATAGCATTGAATGTCTCGCCTGGCCCCCGTCTGATGATAGATGAGCCGCAGATTTTCTGGGCAGTGATTATCTCAATGTATCTGGGCAACCTGATCCTGCTGATTCTGAACCTGCCGCTGATCCCCTATATCGCCAAGGTGCTGGCGGTGCCGCGCACTTACCTGATCCCCTTCATTCTCTTCTTCACCTTGATGGGGGCCTATATCGGGCAGAACAACGCAACCGAACTGCTGATCCTGGTGGGGCTGGGCATCTGCGCAACGGTGCTTCGGTTTGCGGACTACCCGCTGGCGCCCTTGCTGATCGGCTTCATTCTGGGCTCCATGCTGGAGGACAACTTTGCCCGCTCCATGCAGCTTTATGACGGGCTCGGGTTCATCCTGGAACGGCCGATGACGCTTGGCTTGCTGGGTATGGCTGTCATACTGGTGCTGCTGCCCGGTTACCGCGCAAGGCGGGCCCGGCTGCGGGCCGAAGGAACTGCCGATGCAGACTGA